The Carassius carassius chromosome 16, fCarCar2.1, whole genome shotgun sequence genome window below encodes:
- the LOC132160292 gene encoding uncharacterized protein LOC132160292 isoform X4, which translates to MFYMFVLFWLCWWTLISVFVALTDEIQSVSVIEGNSVLLPMDVTEIQEDDNILWKFGAGRILIAKINRHKKIFSTLVPDERFRDRLKVDHQTGSLTITNITTEHTGEYKLEIIGAKWSSKTFNVSVYGPLPTPNITRDYSQNLSSSSSSSSQQNCSLLCSVVNVGHVTLSWYKGNSLLSSISVSDLSISLSLPLEVEYQEKNSYSCVINNPIRNQTTHLDISKLCHTHPVSLTALISAAGSLLIVAAIVMCCICRKCRKTVKTLEEDKTDPLKSQKPKSKADAVYQNVPKKR; encoded by the exons atgttttacatgtttgttttgttctggCTGTGCTGGTGGACTCTGATCA GTGTTTTTGTTGCTCTGACAGATGAAATACAGTCAGTGTCAGTGATAGAGGGAAATTCTGTGCTTTTACCCATGGATGTTACTGAAATACAAGAAGACGACAATATACTGTGGAAATTTGGAGCTGGACGTATTCTCATAGCTAAAATCAACAGACATAAGAAAATCTTTTCCACATTGGTTcctgatgagagattcagagacagactgaaggtggatcatcaaactggatctctgaccatcacaaacatcacaactgaaCACACTGGAGAATATAAACTAGAGATAATTGGTGCAAAATGGTCATCAAAAACATTCAATGTTTCTGTCTATG GTCCTCTACCCACTCCAAACATTACCAGAGATTATTCACAAAAtctttcatcatcttcatcatcatcatcacagcagaattgttcattgttgtgttcagtggtgaatgtgggtcatgtgactctctcctggtacaaaggaaacagtttattgtccagcatcagtgtgtctgatctcagcatcagtctctctctacctctggaggtggaatatcaggagaaaaacagctacagctgtgtgatcaacaatcccatcagaaaccagaccacacatctggacatcagcAAACTCTGTCACACACACCCAG TTTCTCTGACAGCGTTGATTTCTGCTGCTGGATCTCTGTTGATTGTAGCTGCAATTGTGATGTGCTGCATCTGCAGGAAATGTAGAAAAACTG TTAAGACACTGGAGGAAGACAAAACTGATCCATTAAAATCTCAAAAACCG AAATCAAAGGCAGATGCTGTGTATCAAAATGTCCCCAAAAAACGATGA
- the LOC132160292 gene encoding uncharacterized protein LOC132160292 isoform X2 — protein MFYMFVLFWLCWWTLISVFVALTDEIQSVSVIEGNSVLLPMDVTEIQEDDNILWKFGAGRILIAKINRHKKIFSTLVPDERFRDRLKVDHQTGSLTITNITTEHTGEYKLEIIGAKWSSKTFNVSVYGPLPTPNITRDYSQNLSSSSSSSSQQNCSLLCSVVNVGHVTLSWYKGNSLLSSISVSDLSISLSLPLEVEYQEKNSYSCVINNPIRNQTTHLDISKLCHTHPASVSLTALISAAGSLLIVAAIVMCCICRKCRKTVKTLEEDKTDPLKSQKPKSKADAVYQNVPKKR, from the exons atgttttacatgtttgttttgttctggCTGTGCTGGTGGACTCTGATCA GTGTTTTTGTTGCTCTGACAGATGAAATACAGTCAGTGTCAGTGATAGAGGGAAATTCTGTGCTTTTACCCATGGATGTTACTGAAATACAAGAAGACGACAATATACTGTGGAAATTTGGAGCTGGACGTATTCTCATAGCTAAAATCAACAGACATAAGAAAATCTTTTCCACATTGGTTcctgatgagagattcagagacagactgaaggtggatcatcaaactggatctctgaccatcacaaacatcacaactgaaCACACTGGAGAATATAAACTAGAGATAATTGGTGCAAAATGGTCATCAAAAACATTCAATGTTTCTGTCTATG GTCCTCTACCCACTCCAAACATTACCAGAGATTATTCACAAAAtctttcatcatcttcatcatcatcatcacagcagaattgttcattgttgtgttcagtggtgaatgtgggtcatgtgactctctcctggtacaaaggaaacagtttattgtccagcatcagtgtgtctgatctcagcatcagtctctctctacctctggaggtggaatatcaggagaaaaacagctacagctgtgtgatcaacaatcccatcagaaaccagaccacacatctggacatcagcAAACTCTGTCACACACACCCA GCCTCAGTTTCTCTGACAGCGTTGATTTCTGCTGCTGGATCTCTGTTGATTGTAGCTGCAATTGTGATGTGCTGCATCTGCAGGAAATGTAGAAAAACTG TTAAGACACTGGAGGAAGACAAAACTGATCCATTAAAATCTCAAAAACCG AAATCAAAGGCAGATGCTGTGTATCAAAATGTCCCCAAAAAACGATGA
- the LOC132160292 gene encoding uncharacterized protein LOC132160292 isoform X1: protein MFYMFVLFWLCWWTLISVFVALTDEIQSVSVIEGNSVLLPMDVTEIQEDDNILWKFGAGRILIAKINRHKKIFSTLVPDERFRDRLKVDHQTGSLTITNITTEHTGEYKLEIIGAKWSSKTFNVSVYGPLPTPNITRDYSQNLSSSSSSSSQQNCSLLCSVVNVGHVTLSWYKGNSLLSSISVSDLSISLSLPLEVEYQEKNSYSCVINNPIRNQTTHLDISKLCHTHPASVSLTALISAAGSLLIVAAIVMCCICRKCRKTAVKTLEEDKTDPLKSQKPKSKADAVYQNVPKKR from the exons atgttttacatgtttgttttgttctggCTGTGCTGGTGGACTCTGATCA GTGTTTTTGTTGCTCTGACAGATGAAATACAGTCAGTGTCAGTGATAGAGGGAAATTCTGTGCTTTTACCCATGGATGTTACTGAAATACAAGAAGACGACAATATACTGTGGAAATTTGGAGCTGGACGTATTCTCATAGCTAAAATCAACAGACATAAGAAAATCTTTTCCACATTGGTTcctgatgagagattcagagacagactgaaggtggatcatcaaactggatctctgaccatcacaaacatcacaactgaaCACACTGGAGAATATAAACTAGAGATAATTGGTGCAAAATGGTCATCAAAAACATTCAATGTTTCTGTCTATG GTCCTCTACCCACTCCAAACATTACCAGAGATTATTCACAAAAtctttcatcatcttcatcatcatcatcacagcagaattgttcattgttgtgttcagtggtgaatgtgggtcatgtgactctctcctggtacaaaggaaacagtttattgtccagcatcagtgtgtctgatctcagcatcagtctctctctacctctggaggtggaatatcaggagaaaaacagctacagctgtgtgatcaacaatcccatcagaaaccagaccacacatctggacatcagcAAACTCTGTCACACACACCCA GCCTCAGTTTCTCTGACAGCGTTGATTTCTGCTGCTGGATCTCTGTTGATTGTAGCTGCAATTGTGATGTGCTGCATCTGCAGGAAATGTAGAAAAACTG CAGTTAAGACACTGGAGGAAGACAAAACTGATCCATTAAAATCTCAAAAACCG AAATCAAAGGCAGATGCTGTGTATCAAAATGTCCCCAAAAAACGATGA
- the LOC132160292 gene encoding uncharacterized protein LOC132160292 isoform X3, producing the protein MFYMFVLFWLCWWTLISVFVALTDEIQSVSVIEGNSVLLPMDVTEIQEDDNILWKFGAGRILIAKINRHKKIFSTLVPDERFRDRLKVDHQTGSLTITNITTEHTGEYKLEIIGAKWSSKTFNVSVYGPLPTPNITRDYSQNLSSSSSSSSQQNCSLLCSVVNVGHVTLSWYKGNSLLSSISVSDLSISLSLPLEVEYQEKNSYSCVINNPIRNQTTHLDISKLCHTHPVSLTALISAAGSLLIVAAIVMCCICRKCRKTAVKTLEEDKTDPLKSQKPKSKADAVYQNVPKKR; encoded by the exons atgttttacatgtttgttttgttctggCTGTGCTGGTGGACTCTGATCA GTGTTTTTGTTGCTCTGACAGATGAAATACAGTCAGTGTCAGTGATAGAGGGAAATTCTGTGCTTTTACCCATGGATGTTACTGAAATACAAGAAGACGACAATATACTGTGGAAATTTGGAGCTGGACGTATTCTCATAGCTAAAATCAACAGACATAAGAAAATCTTTTCCACATTGGTTcctgatgagagattcagagacagactgaaggtggatcatcaaactggatctctgaccatcacaaacatcacaactgaaCACACTGGAGAATATAAACTAGAGATAATTGGTGCAAAATGGTCATCAAAAACATTCAATGTTTCTGTCTATG GTCCTCTACCCACTCCAAACATTACCAGAGATTATTCACAAAAtctttcatcatcttcatcatcatcatcacagcagaattgttcattgttgtgttcagtggtgaatgtgggtcatgtgactctctcctggtacaaaggaaacagtttattgtccagcatcagtgtgtctgatctcagcatcagtctctctctacctctggaggtggaatatcaggagaaaaacagctacagctgtgtgatcaacaatcccatcagaaaccagaccacacatctggacatcagcAAACTCTGTCACACACACCCAG TTTCTCTGACAGCGTTGATTTCTGCTGCTGGATCTCTGTTGATTGTAGCTGCAATTGTGATGTGCTGCATCTGCAGGAAATGTAGAAAAACTG CAGTTAAGACACTGGAGGAAGACAAAACTGATCCATTAAAATCTCAAAAACCG AAATCAAAGGCAGATGCTGTGTATCAAAATGTCCCCAAAAAACGATGA